One region of Triticum aestivum cultivar Chinese Spring chromosome 6B, IWGSC CS RefSeq v2.1, whole genome shotgun sequence genomic DNA includes:
- the LOC123135309 gene encoding cytochrome P450 71D6-like, with protein MADILYQSLLISAVAVVLLHILRLSLQPKVRNPPGPWKLRVIGSMHHLVNVLPHRALRALASIHGPLMMLQLGETRLVVVSSREMAREVLRTHDANFATRPRLLTGELLVYDCSV; from the coding sequence ATGGCCGATATCTTGTACCAATCCCTCCTAATCTCGGCCGTCGCCGTGGTGCTACTCCACATCCTTAGGCTCTCTCTGCAGCCCAAGGTGAGGAACCCGCCAGGTCCATGGAAGCTGCGGGTCATCGGCAGCATGCACCACCTCGTGAACGTGCTCCCGCACCGTGCCCTCAGGGCTCTCGCCAGCATACACGGCCCACTCATGATGCTCCAGCTCGGGGAGACCCGTCTCGTTGTCGTGTCGTCAAGGGAGATGGCCCGCGAGGTGCTCAGGACGCACGACGCCAACTTCGCCACCCGCCCCAGGCTCCTCACCGGTGAGCTGCTGGTCTACGACTGCTCTGTGTGA